A stretch of Coriobacteriia bacterium DNA encodes these proteins:
- a CDS encoding DAK2 domain-containing protein, with protein MIAQTIRFSFGKAAQAVSDRSEEINRLNVFPVPDGDTGTNMALTLGTVVKELDALPSGAGMDKVCAAVIHGSLMGARGNSGVITSQILRGLAESFAEAGDAIETPQVAAAFRRAVKVAFQAVRKPVEGTILTVLRDVSKAADGCEKKKLALADTLDALVAEAFDSVSRTPELLPVLKENGVVDSGAFGFSVFLEAFCDAALGRQGSSSLAESAIARATAKVDIELNDDWEGSEYRYCTEFLFKADAPFDEDMTRDFLATQGDCELLVGAYPDYKIHVHTDHPDHVLGYMLELGQIFKVFIHNMDMEAAERTEKIAEDKAAEPLKELGVVAVAVGDGACDMFIAMGADEVVEGGQTMNPSTADLLQACERAHAKQVIILPNNGNVIMAAQSAASAADFPVGVVPTKSVLQGLSALMEVDRDASLDANVEAMTGVLSGIHDGEVTTAVRNSSAADGTPIHAGDVIGLADGAIQVVGSDVLDVTGRLMKWMMGRFGGDLMTVLTGKDLSSDAFAKLRGDIEDMFPDIDATVADGGQPLYPVVFSIE; from the coding sequence ATGATTGCTCAGACGATCCGCTTCAGCTTTGGCAAAGCCGCCCAGGCCGTCTCGGACAGAAGCGAGGAGATCAACCGCCTCAACGTCTTCCCCGTGCCCGACGGCGACACGGGAACGAACATGGCGCTCACGCTCGGCACCGTCGTGAAGGAGCTTGATGCCCTGCCTTCGGGCGCCGGCATGGACAAGGTCTGCGCCGCAGTCATCCATGGCTCGCTCATGGGCGCGCGCGGCAACTCCGGCGTCATCACGAGCCAGATCCTGCGCGGCCTGGCCGAAAGCTTTGCCGAGGCTGGCGATGCCATCGAAACGCCGCAGGTCGCTGCCGCGTTTCGTCGCGCTGTCAAGGTCGCGTTCCAGGCGGTGCGCAAGCCAGTCGAAGGCACGATCCTCACCGTGCTGCGCGACGTCTCCAAGGCAGCCGACGGCTGCGAGAAGAAGAAGCTTGCGCTCGCTGACACGCTCGACGCCCTCGTTGCTGAGGCGTTCGACTCCGTGTCGCGCACGCCCGAGCTGCTTCCCGTGCTCAAAGAGAACGGCGTCGTCGACTCAGGGGCGTTCGGCTTCTCCGTGTTCCTTGAGGCGTTCTGCGACGCCGCGCTCGGGCGCCAGGGCTCGTCCTCGCTTGCCGAGAGCGCCATCGCACGCGCCACGGCCAAGGTCGACATCGAGCTGAACGACGATTGGGAGGGCTCGGAATACCGTTACTGCACCGAGTTCCTCTTCAAGGCGGACGCTCCGTTTGACGAGGACATGACGCGCGACTTTTTGGCGACGCAGGGCGACTGCGAGCTGCTTGTCGGCGCCTATCCCGACTATAAGATTCACGTGCACACCGATCATCCCGACCACGTGCTCGGTTACATGCTCGAGCTGGGCCAGATCTTCAAGGTATTCATCCACAACATGGACATGGAGGCGGCCGAGCGCACGGAGAAGATCGCCGAGGACAAGGCTGCCGAGCCGCTCAAGGAGCTCGGCGTCGTGGCCGTGGCTGTCGGCGACGGTGCATGCGACATGTTCATCGCCATGGGGGCCGACGAAGTCGTTGAGGGCGGCCAGACGATGAACCCCTCGACGGCCGACCTGTTGCAGGCCTGTGAGCGCGCGCACGCCAAGCAGGTCATCATCCTGCCGAACAACGGCAATGTCATCATGGCCGCCCAATCTGCGGCGAGCGCAGCCGACTTCCCGGTGGGCGTCGTACCGACAAAGAGCGTGCTGCAGGGCCTCTCTGCCCTTATGGAGGTCGACCGCGACGCGTCGCTCGACGCAAACGTCGAGGCCATGACCGGCGTTCTTTCGGGCATCCACGACGGCGAAGTCACGACTGCCGTGCGCAACTCCTCCGCAGCCGACGGCACGCCCATCCACGCCGGCGACGTGATCGGCCTGGCCGATGGCGCCATCCAGGTTGTGGGCAGCGACGTGCTCGACGTGACGGGACGCCTGATGAAGTGGATGATGGGGCGCTTCGGTGGCGACCTTATGACGGTGCTCACGGGCAAGGACTTGTCCAGTGACGCTTTTGCCAAGCTCAGGGGCGACATCGAGGACATGTTCCCCGACATCGACGCGACGGTAGCCGACGGCGGGCAGCCGCTCTATCCCGTGGTGTTCTCCATCGAGTAG
- a CDS encoding Asp23/Gls24 family envelope stress response protein produces the protein MTEHVAGTLTVSDDVFADLAGYAAKECYGVVGMAPVDGRDGLSHALGGRLRRGVHVARDEEGRLTVDLYVILEYGVNLAAVSRNLVDAVQFVLKGIAQIEDARVHVHVKGMKVREA, from the coding sequence ATGACAGAGCATGTCGCCGGGACCCTGACGGTCTCCGATGACGTCTTCGCCGACCTCGCCGGATATGCCGCCAAGGAGTGCTATGGCGTCGTGGGCATGGCGCCCGTCGATGGGCGCGACGGTCTCTCTCATGCGCTGGGAGGACGGCTCCGCAGGGGCGTGCACGTCGCGCGCGACGAAGAAGGCAGGCTCACGGTCGACCTCTATGTCATCCTGGAGTACGGCGTCAACCTCGCCGCCGTATCCCGCAACCTCGTCGACGCGGTGCAGTTCGTGCTTAAGGGCATCGCCCAGATAGAGGATGCCCGGGTGCACGTGCACGTCAAGGGCATGAAGGTCCGCGAGGCGTAG
- the rpmB gene encoding 50S ribosomal protein L28, translating into MSNVCEVCGKHPVAARSISHSHRVTNRKQIPNIQHVYVIKDGTRRKMNVCAKCLKAGKVVRG; encoded by the coding sequence ATGTCGAACGTTTGCGAGGTTTGCGGCAAGCACCCGGTGGCCGCTCGTAGCATCAGCCACTCTCATCGCGTCACCAACCGCAAGCAGATCCCCAACATTCAGCACGTGTACGTCATCAAGGACGGCACCCGCCGCAAGATGAACGTGTGCGCGAAGTGCCTCAAGGCCGGCAAGGTCGTTCGCGGCTAG
- a CDS encoding NAD-dependent epimerase/dehydratase family protein has translation MRIIVAGGDGFCGWPTALYLSKLGHDVAIIDNMVRRRIDTELQSGSVTPIVTLTERVAAWKEVTGRDIAVFEGDLLHYDFLTQVFAQFKPEAFVHFAEQRSAPYSMIDRGHAVWTQENNVTGNLNVLYAIKEYAPDCHLVKLGTMGEYGTPNIDIEEGYLEVEHNGRKDTFLYPKTPGSFYHLSKVHDTNNIYFACRMWGIRATDLNQGVVYNVHTPETDLDPRLANRFDYDGIFGTALDRFVVQAAIGHPLTVYGRGGQTRGYINLVDTVRCIELACENPAEAGKLRVMNQFTQWFSVNELATTVQRVAQGMGLDCTIEHLANPRIEREDDHYFKAVNTKLIDLGLEPHLLDDDTLAALIRTAAENKDRINTALICNSPNWK, from the coding sequence ATGAGGATCATCGTCGCCGGCGGTGACGGCTTCTGCGGATGGCCGACAGCTCTGTACCTCTCCAAGCTCGGTCACGACGTCGCCATTATCGACAACATGGTTCGTCGTCGCATCGACACCGAGCTGCAGTCCGGCTCCGTCACGCCCATCGTCACGCTCACGGAGCGCGTTGCCGCCTGGAAAGAGGTCACGGGGCGCGACATCGCCGTGTTCGAGGGCGACCTTCTACACTACGATTTCCTGACCCAGGTGTTCGCGCAGTTCAAACCCGAGGCGTTCGTGCACTTTGCCGAGCAGCGCAGCGCGCCCTATTCCATGATCGACCGTGGTCACGCCGTGTGGACCCAGGAAAACAACGTCACAGGCAACCTCAACGTGCTCTACGCCATCAAGGAGTACGCGCCTGACTGCCACCTCGTCAAGCTCGGAACGATGGGCGAGTACGGCACGCCCAATATCGACATCGAGGAGGGCTACCTCGAGGTCGAACACAACGGCCGCAAGGACACGTTCCTCTATCCCAAGACGCCTGGCTCGTTCTATCACCTCTCCAAGGTGCACGACACGAACAACATCTACTTCGCCTGCCGCATGTGGGGCATCCGCGCCACGGATCTCAACCAGGGCGTCGTCTACAACGTGCACACGCCCGAAACCGACCTCGATCCGCGCCTTGCCAACCGCTTCGACTACGACGGCATCTTCGGCACGGCGCTCGACCGCTTCGTCGTTCAGGCCGCCATCGGCCACCCGCTGACGGTCTACGGACGCGGCGGCCAGACGCGCGGCTACATCAACCTCGTCGACACGGTGCGCTGCATCGAGCTGGCCTGCGAGAACCCCGCTGAGGCGGGTAAGCTGCGCGTCATGAACCAGTTCACGCAGTGGTTCTCCGTCAACGAGCTTGCGACGACCGTCCAGCGCGTCGCCCAGGGCATGGGGCTCGACTGCACGATCGAGCATCTCGCCAACCCGCGCATCGAGCGTGAGGACGACCACTACTTCAAGGCCGTCAACACGAAGCTCATCGACCTCGGCCTCGAACCGCACCTGCTCGACGACGACACGCTCGCCGCGCTCATTCGCACGGCGGCGGAGAACAAGGATCGCATCAACACGGCGCTCATCTGCAACTCTCCGAACTGGAAGTAA
- a CDS encoding glycosyltransferase family 1 protein — MRIAYVTETFLPSVDGVVTRMTHALDWLADHGHDACIVAPDLGCREYRCFKVAGVRAVTYPLYRSRPWGTPSPEVGRILQRWAPDIVHVWQPSLVGLPAVRFARRHGVPLVTSYHTNIASYLDYYGSFMRALKRPVMAYQRWMHNCAPMTLVTSNAMRAHLEQQGVSGLTVLPRGVELAARDPHFRSASMRDLLSGGHPDRPLLVYVGRVAVEKGLDVLVPLMRKHPEWSLAIVGGGPQLDHMRERFAGTNTTFTGFLQGEELSAAFASGDAFVFPSTTETLGLVILEAQASGVPVVAATSPATDEQIRNGVNGLTFDAGQLDSLERAVCTALSADPSIQQMVARALSEARDNDWEHASAALYGCYEKVRAIYAGGWVTPPHPMRHCAPVAPTKKGAR, encoded by the coding sequence ATGAGAATCGCCTATGTCACAGAGACGTTCCTCCCTTCGGTGGACGGGGTCGTCACGCGCATGACGCATGCGCTGGACTGGCTCGCCGATCACGGCCACGACGCGTGCATCGTTGCGCCTGACCTGGGCTGCCGCGAGTATCGGTGCTTTAAGGTAGCAGGGGTGCGGGCCGTAACCTACCCGCTCTATCGCTCCCGACCTTGGGGCACGCCCTCCCCTGAGGTGGGCCGCATCCTGCAGCGTTGGGCACCCGACATCGTGCACGTCTGGCAGCCGTCGCTCGTCGGACTACCTGCTGTGAGGTTCGCCCGACGCCATGGCGTGCCGCTCGTCACGTCGTATCACACGAACATCGCGAGCTACCTCGACTATTACGGTTCCTTTATGCGCGCGCTCAAGCGCCCCGTCATGGCGTACCAGCGCTGGATGCACAACTGCGCCCCCATGACGCTCGTGACGTCAAACGCCATGCGCGCCCATCTCGAACAGCAGGGCGTCTCCGGACTCACGGTCCTGCCGCGCGGTGTTGAGCTCGCCGCGCGCGACCCGCACTTTCGCAGCGCTTCCATGCGCGATCTCCTCTCGGGAGGACACCCCGATCGCCCCCTGCTCGTCTATGTGGGCCGCGTCGCTGTCGAGAAAGGGCTCGACGTGCTCGTGCCGCTCATGCGCAAACATCCGGAGTGGTCGCTCGCCATCGTGGGTGGCGGCCCTCAGCTCGACCACATGCGAGAGCGCTTTGCGGGGACAAACACGACGTTCACGGGCTTCCTTCAGGGCGAGGAGCTGTCAGCCGCTTTTGCCTCGGGAGACGCCTTCGTGTTCCCCAGCACGACCGAAACGCTCGGGCTCGTCATCCTCGAAGCCCAAGCGTCGGGCGTTCCCGTCGTAGCGGCGACATCTCCCGCCACAGACGAGCAGATTCGCAACGGAGTCAACGGACTGACGTTTGACGCGGGTCAACTTGATTCGCTCGAGCGCGCCGTGTGCACGGCGTTGAGTGCAGATCCCTCCATCCAGCAGATGGTCGCGCGAGCCCTTTCTGAGGCCCGCGACAACGATTGGGAACATGCCAGCGCAGCGTTGTACGGCTGCTACGAGAAGGTGCGCGCCATATATGCTGGCGGATGGGTCACGCCTCCCCATCCGATGCGCCACTGCGCACCGGTAGCCCCCACCAAGAAGGGAGCACGATGA
- a CDS encoding patatin family protein, whose protein sequence is MIRDVSLIVEGGGMRGFYSGGVLKRLLDEGLRFAYVIGISSGSLCAAAYVGDRLDLDFSQMKRGGMLSFVNARGFVAPREGILNTSSFIDFLVERACEPALRSTARLLIPATSAQTGELTWWDQRDCATPSDLRQRIVASSSIPFVMPQTSVDGSVYADGGIRDSIPLQHAIDDGLRRHVLILSRERGYRKGPQHLELYLRHVLKPYPRLKDAMLKRHIHYNEAIEQVEAAEDAGSAFVFRPRAQRLGRFEYNPDKFALDFNDGYEMAREMLPQLRAFIGADR, encoded by the coding sequence ATGATCCGCGACGTATCGCTCATCGTCGAAGGCGGCGGGATGCGCGGGTTTTACTCGGGAGGCGTGCTCAAGCGCCTGCTCGACGAAGGCCTGCGCTTTGCCTACGTCATCGGCATCTCGTCCGGGTCCCTGTGCGCTGCCGCCTACGTGGGCGACAGGCTCGACCTCGACTTCTCGCAGATGAAGCGTGGCGGCATGCTTTCGTTCGTCAATGCGCGCGGCTTCGTTGCCCCACGCGAAGGCATCCTCAACACGAGCTCGTTCATCGACTTCCTCGTAGAGCGCGCTTGTGAGCCGGCCCTTCGCTCTACGGCGCGGCTGCTCATACCCGCGACGAGCGCGCAGACGGGAGAGCTCACCTGGTGGGACCAGCGCGACTGCGCGACGCCCTCCGACCTGCGCCAGCGCATCGTCGCGTCGTCGAGCATCCCGTTCGTCATGCCCCAGACGAGCGTCGATGGCAGCGTCTACGCAGACGGCGGCATCCGGGACTCCATCCCCCTGCAGCATGCCATCGATGACGGCCTGCGCCGCCACGTGCTCATCCTCTCGCGCGAGCGGGGCTATCGCAAGGGGCCCCAGCACCTCGAGCTCTATCTGCGCCACGTGCTCAAACCCTATCCTCGACTCAAGGATGCCATGCTCAAGCGGCACATCCACTACAACGAGGCCATCGAGCAGGTAGAGGCGGCCGAGGACGCCGGCAGCGCATTCGTATTCCGCCCCCGCGCGCAGAGGCTTGGGCGCTTTGAGTACAACCCGGACAAGTTTGCGCTCGACTTCAACGACGGCTACGAGATGGCCAGAGAGATGCTGCCGCAACTGCGTGCGTTTATTGGCGCGGATCGATAA
- a CDS encoding thiamine diphosphokinase: protein MSAALASASRDRDVLVVGGSPVRPSPALMSRLASTGPLVIACDSGADACEAAGVRIDVLIGDNDSISPTALRHARACHATQVDYPMDKDDVDLGLAVSWVRENVTHLGRLVVTGVSGGRLDHELAAMGTLARCADLGPVLEEDVFEARILSPSGTSTWNLTPQHAGRTLSVVAMLGSAVVSERGMRWDVDHAMLAPLGDLGVSNVVEREGASVTVHEGVTLVIVQRSPIAKHVTTLEEADPCDDIRGR from the coding sequence ATGAGCGCAGCACTTGCAAGCGCCTCGAGGGATCGTGACGTGCTCGTCGTCGGCGGCTCGCCCGTACGCCCGAGCCCGGCCCTCATGAGCCGCCTTGCGTCGACGGGTCCCCTGGTCATCGCCTGCGATTCCGGCGCAGACGCCTGCGAGGCGGCGGGCGTCCGCATCGACGTCCTCATCGGCGACAACGACTCCATCTCGCCCACTGCTCTGCGGCACGCGCGGGCTTGCCACGCCACGCAGGTCGATTATCCGATGGACAAGGATGACGTCGACCTTGGCCTCGCTGTCTCCTGGGTGCGCGAGAACGTCACGCATCTCGGCAGGCTGGTGGTGACCGGCGTCTCGGGAGGGCGGCTCGACCACGAGCTCGCCGCCATGGGGACGCTGGCGCGCTGCGCCGACCTGGGACCTGTCCTGGAGGAAGACGTGTTCGAGGCGCGCATTCTCTCTCCGTCAGGCACTTCCACCTGGAACCTTACGCCACAGCACGCCGGTCGCACGCTCTCGGTTGTCGCGATGCTCGGCTCCGCCGTCGTCTCCGAGCGCGGCATGCGCTGGGACGTTGACCACGCGATGCTTGCGCCCCTGGGAGACCTCGGCGTCTCGAACGTGGTCGAGCGCGAGGGCGCGTCCGTGACCGTACACGAGGGCGTGACGCTTGTCATCGTGCAGCGCTCGCCGATAGCCAAGCACGTCACGACGCTCGAGGAGGCTGATCCGTGCGATGACATACGAGGCCGATGA
- the thiD gene encoding bifunctional hydroxymethylpyrimidine kinase/phosphomethylpyrimidine kinase codes for MHATLPPLGTPARRGRIAAALRVYAVTDSRWLDGRSLEDVVAQAIEGGATFVQLREKDVSHEERCELARRVLPVCRARGVPFVIDDDVACAREVGADGVHVGQSDASCLAARRELGPDAIVGVSASTPDEARQALEAGADYLGVGAVWATPTKRDADALGIDGLTSVCAATPLPAVAIGGIHAGNAASLAPAGVAGVAVVSALFAVSDPVSAARELVAATNGFERAARPYRLPSVLTIAGSDSSGGAGIQADLKTIGALGCYGQSVLCALTAQNTYGVRASRLMEPTFIEAQLDAVFSDMRPDAVKVGMVGGPAQVHAVAGFLRKAGDVPVVVDPVLVATSGASLASDGTARALIDELFPLASVVTPNVPEARALCQVACDVGLLAGEPVGEDCESMAYALAKLTRGAVLVKGGHLDLPADGLCHDALLLQGKREPLDLVDVRIDTPNTHGTGCTLSSAIACGLAQGLGVEVAVRAAKRYLTDCLAAGLVQSDSHNGPLDHFARLRQGAAPALHDGGLR; via the coding sequence ATGCACGCTACTCTCCCGCCTCTCGGTACCCCCGCCCGCCGTGGCCGCATCGCCGCGGCCCTGCGCGTCTACGCTGTCACGGACTCACGCTGGCTCGACGGACGTTCGCTTGAGGACGTCGTGGCACAGGCCATCGAGGGCGGCGCGACGTTTGTGCAGCTGCGCGAGAAGGACGTATCCCACGAGGAACGCTGCGAGCTGGCGCGGCGCGTCCTGCCCGTCTGCCGGGCTCGGGGCGTTCCGTTCGTCATAGACGACGACGTGGCGTGCGCGCGCGAGGTCGGGGCCGACGGCGTGCACGTGGGTCAGAGCGACGCCTCTTGCCTTGCCGCCCGTCGTGAGCTCGGGCCCGACGCCATCGTCGGGGTCTCCGCTTCCACGCCGGACGAGGCACGCCAGGCGCTCGAGGCCGGGGCGGACTACCTCGGGGTCGGCGCCGTGTGGGCGACGCCGACGAAGCGCGACGCAGACGCGCTGGGCATCGATGGCCTCACGAGCGTCTGCGCCGCGACGCCGCTGCCCGCAGTTGCGATTGGGGGCATCCACGCCGGAAACGCCGCCTCTCTCGCCCCTGCGGGTGTGGCGGGCGTCGCCGTCGTCTCCGCCCTGTTCGCCGTGAGCGATCCGGTGTCGGCCGCGCGCGAGCTCGTCGCGGCTACGAACGGCTTTGAGAGGGCGGCGCGACCCTATCGCCTCCCGTCAGTTCTCACGATCGCAGGCAGCGACTCGTCGGGCGGTGCGGGCATCCAGGCGGACCTTAAGACGATCGGTGCGCTGGGTTGCTACGGCCAGAGCGTCCTGTGTGCGTTGACGGCCCAGAACACCTATGGCGTGCGTGCGTCCCGGCTCATGGAGCCGACGTTCATCGAGGCCCAGCTTGACGCCGTGTTCTCCGACATGCGCCCCGACGCCGTAAAGGTCGGTATGGTCGGCGGCCCGGCCCAGGTTCACGCCGTTGCGGGATTTCTGCGCAAGGCTGGCGACGTCCCAGTTGTCGTCGACCCTGTCCTCGTGGCGACGAGCGGTGCCTCGTTGGCGTCGGACGGCACGGCCCGAGCCCTCATCGATGAGCTTTTTCCGCTCGCGAGCGTCGTGACGCCGAACGTCCCCGAGGCGCGCGCCCTGTGCCAGGTAGCGTGTGACGTCGGTCTGCTTGCGGGCGAGCCGGTGGGGGAGGACTGCGAGTCCATGGCGTACGCCCTGGCCAAGCTGACGCGTGGGGCGGTTCTCGTCAAGGGCGGGCACCTCGACTTGCCTGCTGACGGTCTGTGTCACGACGCCCTGCTCCTGCAGGGTAAACGCGAGCCGCTCGATCTTGTTGACGTGCGCATCGACACGCCAAACACGCACGGCACGGGCTGCACGCTGTCCTCTGCCATCGCGTGCGGGCTGGCCCAGGGGCTTGGCGTGGAGGTCGCCGTCCGTGCCGCGAAGCGCTACCTGACAGACTGTCTGGCGGCCGGCCTCGTCCAGAGCGACTCGCACAACGGTCCGCTCGACCACTTCGCCCGCCTGCGACAGGGTGCGGCTCCCGCGTTGCACGACGGCGGCCTGCGATGA
- the thiM gene encoding hydroxyethylthiazole kinase encodes MAQGTLDLAGIFENVRSVTPLVHCITNYVTVHDVANVLIACGGSPIMSDEPRDVEDIQGICGGLVINIGTLCDRSIEAMRRSQTVARATSHPIVLDPVGAGASALRTQTAAAVLEAGGVTCVRGNISEIKALASGSTTTRGVDAATCDAVSDENIADVASYLRRLAGVTGAVVAASGAIDLVSDAQRTYAIRNGHERMAGITGSGCMLSAVTAAYLVANPSCPLDAVACAFAMYGLAGEKAAQRAEREGVGNATYSNYLIDAVCLMEADTLVSGARVEVVE; translated from the coding sequence ATGGCTCAGGGCACGCTCGACCTCGCGGGCATTTTTGAGAATGTCCGCTCCGTTACGCCGCTTGTCCACTGCATCACGAACTACGTAACGGTGCACGATGTCGCCAACGTCCTCATCGCGTGCGGTGGTTCGCCGATCATGAGCGATGAGCCGCGTGACGTCGAGGACATTCAGGGCATCTGCGGGGGCCTCGTCATCAACATCGGCACGCTGTGCGACCGATCCATCGAGGCCATGCGCCGCTCTCAGACCGTTGCTCGCGCGACGTCCCATCCCATCGTGCTCGACCCCGTTGGCGCGGGCGCGAGCGCGCTGCGCACCCAGACGGCAGCTGCCGTGCTCGAGGCGGGCGGCGTGACATGCGTCCGCGGCAACATCTCCGAGATAAAGGCATTGGCGAGCGGCTCGACGACGACGCGCGGCGTTGACGCTGCCACCTGCGACGCCGTCTCGGATGAGAACATCGCCGACGTCGCCTCCTACCTGCGTCGCCTGGCCGGCGTGACCGGAGCCGTCGTTGCGGCGTCCGGTGCCATCGACCTTGTGAGCGACGCGCAGCGCACGTACGCCATCCGCAACGGACACGAGCGCATGGCGGGCATCACGGGCTCGGGCTGCATGCTGAGCGCCGTGACGGCAGCCTACCTCGTCGCGAACCCCTCCTGCCCGCTCGACGCCGTGGCCTGCGCCTTCGCCATGTATGGCCTGGCTGGCGAGAAAGCGGCTCAGCGTGCCGAGCGCGAGGGCGTCGGAAACGCGACGTACTCGAACTATCTGATTGACGCCGTGTGCCTGATGGAAGCGGACACGCTCGTCAGCGGCGCTCGCGTCGAGGTTGTCGAGTAA
- a CDS encoding antitermination protein NusB — MSERTNARTGHPRVGSSPAGAERVRLSASRKAALRTLDIARERSAYVRELLSSPQGRSGVESLSEEDRAFAARLALGVTATSGTLDEAIDAHLAPKAKLTPDVRDALRIAAFELLFLGKTPHAAVSQGVELVKTRAKSAAGLANAVLRRVAEGADAFMAQSAAHRYGLPAWLVERVGAELGESRLADFGAAGLEQAPTFVASVPMWVNDKKASETLASAGLLVRPYGAVPGSWLAADTRSVATSPLVSGPEIKVVVADYGAQLVAYLGAPEPGDRMLEVGSGRGTKSILLAGHAHRRGGVARIWALDVHAGKGEAAAARLSLARVDGVTQVVGDARSLDGIAGLPPHLDRVLVDAPCSGTGTLRRHPEIAWSLTPDDVRACSALQADILASCARRVAPGGMLTYATCSVLREENEDVVAAFLASEAGAGFEVVPVSDIARSAGLADLADELADTRETPEGYLRTYPSVGGPDGHFCAVLRLRD; from the coding sequence ATGAGCGAGCGCACAAACGCACGGACCGGACACCCTCGTGTCGGCTCCTCGCCGGCAGGCGCGGAGCGCGTGCGGCTCTCTGCCTCGCGCAAAGCGGCGCTGCGCACGCTCGATATCGCCCGCGAGCGTTCCGCCTACGTGCGCGAACTGCTGAGCTCCCCCCAGGGACGCTCTGGCGTCGAGAGCTTGTCTGAGGAGGACCGCGCGTTCGCGGCCCGTCTCGCGCTTGGCGTCACGGCGACATCGGGCACGCTCGACGAAGCCATCGACGCGCACCTGGCCCCCAAGGCCAAGCTGACGCCCGACGTGCGCGACGCCCTGCGCATCGCAGCGTTCGAGCTGCTCTTCCTCGGCAAGACGCCCCACGCCGCCGTCAGCCAGGGCGTCGAACTCGTCAAGACGCGAGCCAAGAGCGCTGCCGGCCTCGCGAACGCCGTGCTGCGCCGCGTCGCCGAGGGCGCAGACGCGTTCATGGCGCAGAGCGCCGCCCACAGGTACGGCCTGCCCGCGTGGCTCGTCGAGCGTGTCGGCGCCGAGCTGGGGGAGTCGCGTCTCGCCGACTTCGGGGCTGCCGGGCTCGAGCAGGCGCCCACGTTCGTCGCGAGCGTCCCCATGTGGGTCAACGACAAGAAGGCTTCTGAGACGCTGGCGAGCGCTGGCCTGCTCGTGCGCCCGTACGGCGCGGTGCCCGGTTCGTGGCTTGCGGCTGACACGCGCAGCGTCGCGACGTCTCCGCTTGTGAGCGGGCCCGAGATTAAGGTCGTCGTCGCAGACTACGGTGCTCAGCTCGTTGCCTACCTCGGCGCGCCCGAACCCGGCGATCGCATGCTCGAGGTGGGCAGCGGACGCGGCACGAAGTCCATCCTGCTTGCCGGTCATGCCCATCGCCGTGGTGGCGTCGCGCGCATATGGGCGCTCGACGTGCACGCAGGCAAGGGCGAGGCCGCAGCCGCGCGCCTGTCGTTGGCTCGCGTCGACGGCGTGACCCAGGTTGTGGGCGACGCGCGGAGCCTCGATGGCATCGCGGGCTTGCCGCCCCACCTTGACCGCGTGCTCGTTGACGCTCCATGCTCCGGCACGGGCACGTTGCGCCGCCATCCGGAGATCGCCTGGTCGCTCACGCCCGATGACGTACGTGCGTGCTCCGCTCTGCAGGCCGACATCCTGGCGAGCTGCGCCCGCCGCGTCGCTCCCGGTGGCATGCTGACATACGCCACGTGCTCTGTGCTGCGCGAGGAGAACGAGGACGTCGTTGCCGCGTTCCTCGCGAGCGAGGCAGGGGCTGGCTTCGAGGTTGTGCCCGTCAGCGACATTGCCCGCTCTGCGGGGCTGGCCGATCTGGCGGACGAGCTGGCCGACACCCGCGAGACGCCGGAGGGGTACCTTCGCACTTACCCGAGCGTTGGCGGCCCAGACGGGCACTTCTGTGCCGTGCTGCGCCTGCGGGACTGA